A DNA window from Chloroflexota bacterium contains the following coding sequences:
- the galT gene encoding galactose-1-phosphate uridylyltransferase: protein MPEIRQNMATKEWVIIATERAHRPHEFTQQERELTESRPEWDPNCPFCPGNEEPEPMEQMRIPAEGPWQLRVVLNKYPALSLEGERVRSFDGIYRRLTGVGRHEVLIETPRHNTCPALESPEEVARTIWAFQARGLDFAQDPRIEHIVYFKNHGPRAGTSLAHPHTQIVGLPMVPYYIRCRAEEARRYFDDTGNCVFCEIWREELDAGERIITQNEHFIAFIPYAAFSPFHTWIFPRRHNPNFLDATGEEVEALGHILRDVLRRLYIGLHDPDYNYVIRSAPLYDIGREYLHWYVTIIPRVTQTAGFEMGSGMFINTALPEESAAFLREVDPEGATAVQDRQRS, encoded by the coding sequence ATGCCCGAGATCCGCCAGAACATGGCCACAAAGGAATGGGTCATCATCGCGACGGAGCGAGCGCACCGACCTCACGAGTTCACCCAGCAGGAGCGGGAGCTGACGGAATCCCGCCCCGAATGGGATCCCAACTGCCCGTTCTGTCCGGGGAACGAAGAACCCGAACCTATGGAACAGATGCGCATCCCGGCAGAGGGCCCCTGGCAGCTGCGCGTCGTGCTGAACAAGTACCCCGCGCTCAGCCTGGAAGGCGAGCGCGTGCGAAGCTTCGACGGGATCTATCGCAGGCTGACGGGCGTGGGCCGCCATGAGGTGCTCATCGAAACTCCCCGACACAACACCTGCCCCGCGCTGGAAAGCCCCGAGGAGGTCGCCCGCACCATCTGGGCGTTTCAGGCGCGCGGCCTGGACTTCGCCCAGGACCCTCGCATCGAGCACATCGTCTATTTCAAGAATCATGGCCCCCGGGCAGGCACCTCACTGGCCCACCCGCACACGCAGATCGTCGGCCTGCCCATGGTGCCCTACTACATCCGTTGCCGCGCCGAGGAGGCCCGCCGCTACTTCGACGACACCGGCAACTGCGTCTTCTGCGAGATCTGGCGGGAGGAGCTGGACGCGGGCGAGCGCATCATCACCCAGAACGAGCACTTCATCGCCTTCATCCCGTATGCGGCCTTCTCGCCATTCCACACCTGGATCTTCCCCCGACGCCATAATCCCAATTTCCTCGACGCCACCGGGGAGGAGGTCGAGGCGCTGGGGCATATCCTGCGCGATGTGTTGCGACGGCTCTACATCGGGCTGCACGATCCCGACTACAACTACGTGATCCGATCGGCTCCGTTGTACGACATCGGCCGGGAGTACCTGCACTGGTACGTCACGATCATCCCCCGGGTAACCCAGACGGCCGGCTTTGAGATGGGGAGCGGCATGTTCATCAACACCGCCCTGCCCGAGGAGAGCGCTGCCTTCCTGCGCGAGGTGGATCCCGAGGGCGCCACCGCTGTGCAGGACCGCCAGAGATCCTGA
- a CDS encoding DUF87 domain-containing protein — MQKTLGVVTDGAFNATLTVRLNPGVSTEGLRIGDFVIIEGRDHLFFSTIADIQLRATNNGVLSQPPGGTSSFIARALTGTTTYAAVQVKPMLMIDKPKEGEFVDTTVRPQPVRTIPMHFAILREAGESDFRDVFGEDHGRFFAMGYPLTMDIPVCLDLRRLMERSNGVFGQSGTGKSFLVRLLLCGIIDRRVGVNLIFDMHDEYAFGKQSEDGQWVRGLKDLFGSRVLVYSLDDRAARRQGRQVDVVLRIGLNQIEPEDVLLLAEELNLRGTAEATIGLLEDRYGSEWFPRLLEMSPEDLNGFCEESGAHPASLAALQRQLRLIGRRPYIVPEAQYAAIDDMVNALDRQRHVILHFGPNSTVLDHMLVANIVTRRVRHLYQQKVERYEESRNEADRPHPLMITIEEAHKFLNPAIARQTIFGTIARELRKYYVTLMVVDQRPSGIDAEVLSQLGTRITGKLTEERDIDAVLTGVGNRSVLRGALESLDTRQQILMMGHAVPMPIVLRTRRYDEEFYRSLGVEAEPEDPVARAAAARSRVEQDIADLFGEEQ; from the coding sequence ATGCAAAAAACCCTAGGCGTCGTCACGGATGGCGCGTTCAACGCAACGCTCACGGTGCGATTGAACCCAGGGGTGTCCACAGAGGGGTTGCGCATCGGCGATTTCGTCATCATCGAGGGGAGGGATCATCTCTTCTTCAGCACCATCGCCGATATCCAGCTGCGCGCCACGAACAATGGCGTCCTCAGCCAGCCTCCCGGGGGCACCTCCTCCTTCATCGCCCGGGCGCTGACCGGCACGACGACCTACGCGGCCGTCCAGGTCAAACCCATGCTCATGATCGACAAGCCCAAAGAGGGCGAGTTCGTCGACACCACGGTCCGTCCGCAGCCGGTCCGCACCATCCCCATGCACTTCGCCATCTTGCGTGAGGCCGGGGAGTCAGACTTCCGCGACGTGTTCGGCGAGGACCACGGCCGCTTCTTCGCCATGGGCTACCCGCTCACCATGGACATCCCCGTCTGCCTGGATCTACGCCGATTGATGGAGCGCTCCAACGGCGTGTTCGGCCAGTCCGGCACGGGGAAGTCCTTCCTGGTGCGATTGCTCCTGTGCGGCATCATCGACCGCAGGGTGGGCGTCAACCTGATCTTCGACATGCACGATGAGTACGCGTTCGGCAAGCAATCGGAGGATGGCCAGTGGGTGCGCGGCCTCAAGGACCTGTTCGGGAGCCGCGTGCTCGTCTACTCGCTGGACGACCGGGCCGCCCGCCGCCAGGGCCGTCAGGTGGACGTCGTCCTCCGGATCGGGCTGAACCAGATCGAGCCCGAGGATGTGCTGCTCCTGGCGGAGGAGCTGAACCTCCGCGGCACGGCGGAGGCCACCATCGGCCTGCTGGAGGATCGCTACGGAAGCGAGTGGTTCCCCAGGCTGCTGGAGATGTCGCCGGAGGATCTGAACGGCTTCTGCGAGGAGAGCGGCGCGCACCCGGCCTCGCTGGCCGCGCTGCAACGCCAGCTCCGGCTGATCGGGCGCCGCCCCTACATCGTGCCCGAGGCGCAGTACGCGGCCATCGACGATATGGTGAACGCGCTGGATCGCCAGCGACACGTGATCCTGCACTTCGGCCCCAACAGCACCGTGCTCGACCACATGCTGGTGGCCAACATCGTCACGCGCCGGGTCCGCCACCTCTACCAGCAGAAGGTGGAGCGCTACGAGGAATCCCGCAACGAGGCCGATCGCCCCCATCCCCTCATGATCACCATCGAGGAGGCGCACAAGTTCCTCAACCCGGCCATCGCCCGCCAGACGATCTTCGGCACCATCGCCCGGGAACTGCGCAAGTATTATGTCACGTTGATGGTGGTGGATCAGCGGCCGTCGGGCATCGACGCCGAGGTGCTCTCCCAGCTGGGGACCCGGATCACGGGCAAGCTGACCGAGGAACGCGACATCGACGCCGTGCTCACCGGCGTCGGCAACCGGTCCGTCCTGCGCGGCGCGCTGGAGAGCCTGGACACCCGGCAGCAGATCCTGATGATGGGGCACGCGGTCCCCATGCCCATCGTCCTGCGCACCCGGCGGTACGACGAGGAGTTCTATCGGTCGCTGGGGGTGGAGGCGGAGCCGGAAGACCCGGTCGCACGGGCGGCCGCCGCCCGGTCCCGGGTGGAGCAGGACATCGCGGATCTCTTCGGCGAGGAGCAATGA
- a CDS encoding chromate transporter produces the protein MIATTHVSPPRLWDIFFSWASVGVQSFGGGASTLYLIHRMCIARGWLSEAEFARAWALVRVAPGINLIKLTILIGHQLRGAAGILAAVAGLLLPSASITVLMTAGFAVVREWPLVRTALRGVMPATVGLSLALGVEMARPLLGHAHREGRTSLLIHMGILIGATLALAVGQLSPIVVLVLSGALGAWLLRSPSAHVPPASDRTQR, from the coding sequence ATGATCGCTACGACGCACGTCTCCCCACCACGGCTGTGGGATATCTTCTTCTCTTGGGCCAGCGTGGGAGTCCAATCCTTCGGAGGCGGGGCGTCCACGCTCTACCTGATCCACCGGATGTGCATCGCCCGCGGCTGGTTGAGCGAGGCCGAGTTCGCCCGGGCATGGGCGCTCGTGCGGGTGGCCCCGGGGATCAACCTGATCAAACTGACGATCCTGATCGGCCATCAACTCCGCGGGGCGGCCGGCATCCTGGCGGCGGTGGCAGGGTTGCTGCTTCCCAGCGCCTCCATCACCGTGCTCATGACGGCGGGGTTCGCCGTCGTGCGCGAATGGCCGCTTGTGCGGACGGCATTACGCGGCGTGATGCCCGCGACCGTGGGGTTGAGCCTGGCGCTAGGCGTGGAGATGGCGCGCCCGCTTCTGGGGCACGCCCATCGAGAGGGACGGACCAGCCTCCTGATCCATATGGGGATTTTGATCGGGGCAACTCTGGCGCTGGCCGTGGGGCAGCTATCCCCGATCGTGGTTCTCGTGCTCTCCGGGGCGCTGGGCGCATGGCTGCTCAGAAGCCCATCCGCCCACGTCCCCCCCGCATCGGACCGCACACAACGATGA
- a CDS encoding chromate transporter: MNPAVYFWLFLKASLFSTSGLGNLPILHQDLLARGWATEADFVQAIAVGRLSPGPSGLWAISLGYLTYGWPGALLALMAITLPPLLILGVAALHRRFEEKPVVQHFTQGLGMGVVGLILAVTWTLLNTTVSDWRGLAIVAGAFGLTLSRRVPVIVLLGIAALAGWLLYGLPG; the protein is encoded by the coding sequence ATGAACCCGGCCGTCTACTTCTGGCTGTTCCTCAAGGCGTCCCTGTTCTCAACCAGTGGGCTGGGAAACCTGCCCATCTTGCACCAGGACCTGCTGGCCCGCGGGTGGGCCACGGAGGCCGATTTCGTTCAGGCCATCGCGGTGGGACGGCTCAGCCCGGGCCCGTCCGGGTTGTGGGCGATCAGCCTGGGTTATCTGACCTACGGGTGGCCGGGAGCCCTCCTCGCGCTGATGGCCATCACGTTGCCCCCTCTGCTGATCCTGGGCGTGGCCGCGCTACATCGCCGATTCGAAGAGAAGCCGGTCGTGCAACACTTCACCCAGGGGCTGGGGATGGGCGTGGTGGGCCTGATCCTGGCCGTCACCTGGACGCTCCTCAACACCACCGTATCCGACTGGCGCGGCCTGGCCATCGTCGCAGGGGCCTTTGGGCTGACGCTCAGTCGGCGCGTCCCGGTGATCGTGCTATTGGGCATAGCCGCCCTGGCCGGTTGGCTCCTGTACGGCCTGCCCGGCTAA
- a CDS encoding CcmD family protein, translated as MAYLAGAFAVAWLLTFAYLLSLVQRQRRLEQDIAMLREMLESRQRGQG; from the coding sequence ATGGCATATCTGGCTGGCGCATTCGCTGTCGCCTGGCTGTTGACGTTTGCATATCTCCTCTCGCTGGTGCAGCGCCAGCGTCGTTTGGAGCAGGACATCGCCATGCTGCGCGAGATGCTGGAGTCTCGGCAGCGGGGACAGGGATAA
- the ccsA gene encoding cytochrome c biogenesis protein CcsA — protein sequence MKARDIGIMVLDVVALLAVLVMIYVSLIWAPEAANLVTPVERTAQRIFYLHMGMNIGSGLGFLVTFLASILYLLTRRRFWDMVAVSSVELGVVFGTAVLMTGSLWARPTWNTWWTWDPRLTTAALVWLIYIAYLMLRGALEDPARRARFSAVYGIFAFLSVPLTFMSIRWWRTIHPTVIGGGETGGQGAFALSPRIRLAMFISMIAFAIVYTAFLAHRVRLEQDAEEVEQLKEQLV from the coding sequence GTGAAAGCGCGTGATATCGGGATCATGGTGCTGGATGTGGTCGCCCTTCTGGCCGTGCTCGTGATGATCTATGTCTCCTTGATCTGGGCTCCAGAGGCGGCGAATCTGGTCACGCCGGTTGAGCGGACGGCGCAGCGCATCTTCTATCTCCATATGGGGATGAACATCGGCTCCGGCCTGGGCTTCCTGGTGACCTTTCTGGCCAGCATCCTCTACCTTCTCACCCGACGGCGTTTCTGGGATATGGTGGCCGTTTCCTCGGTGGAGCTGGGTGTGGTCTTCGGGACGGCGGTTCTGATGACGGGATCGCTTTGGGCGAGGCCGACGTGGAACACGTGGTGGACCTGGGATCCCCGCCTGACGACGGCGGCCCTCGTCTGGCTGATCTATATCGCTTACCTGATGCTCCGTGGGGCGCTGGAGGATCCCGCCCGGCGGGCTCGCTTCTCGGCCGTGTATGGGATCTTCGCCTTCCTCAGCGTCCCGCTCACCTTCATGTCCATTCGCTGGTGGCGCACCATCCACCCGACGGTCATCGGCGGGGGGGAGACGGGAGGGCAGGGCGCCTTCGCTTTGAGCCCGCGTATCCGCCTGGCCATGTTCATCTCCATGATCGCCTTCGCCATCGTCTACACGGCCTTCCTGGCGCACCGGGTGCGGCTGGAGCAGGATGCGGAAGAGGTGGAGCAGTTGAAGGAGCAGCTGGTTTAG
- a CDS encoding ABC transporter permease: MAAAGGYLGKVWAIVWKDIVGELRTRDIFSSMFVFALLAILIFQFAFDLRVDNVRVVAPGVLWVTIAFSGVLGLNRSFVLESDKGCLEGLLLTPVDRSAIYFGKMLGNVIFMVVMEAAVLPVFMILFNLPLWHPGILAVIVLGTLGFSAVGTLLSAMAVNTRAREVMLPILLFPIVVPVLIAGVRMTAGFLDGTPLSEMRNWAQLLVGFDVIFLAVALMTFDYVVEE; encoded by the coding sequence ATGGCCGCGGCAGGTGGTTACCTGGGCAAGGTGTGGGCCATCGTCTGGAAGGACATCGTCGGTGAGCTTCGGACCCGGGACATCTTCAGCTCCATGTTCGTGTTCGCCCTGCTGGCGATCCTGATCTTCCAGTTCGCGTTCGACCTGCGGGTGGACAATGTGCGGGTGGTCGCCCCCGGTGTGCTGTGGGTCACCATCGCCTTCTCGGGCGTTCTCGGCCTGAATCGCTCCTTTGTGCTGGAAAGCGACAAGGGGTGTCTGGAGGGGCTTCTCCTGACCCCCGTGGATCGCAGCGCGATCTACTTCGGGAAGATGCTGGGCAACGTCATCTTCATGGTGGTCATGGAGGCGGCGGTGCTGCCCGTCTTCATGATCCTGTTCAACCTGCCTTTGTGGCATCCCGGGATCCTGGCGGTGATCGTCCTGGGCACGCTGGGGTTCTCAGCGGTGGGCACGCTCCTCTCCGCGATGGCGGTGAACACCCGGGCCCGGGAGGTCATGTTGCCCATTTTGCTGTTCCCCATCGTCGTCCCCGTGCTCATCGCTGGCGTGCGCATGACTGCTGGCTTCCTGGACGGCACGCCGTTGAGTGAGATGCGCAACTGGGCTCAGTTGCTCGTCGGGTTCGACGTCATCTTTCTAGCTGTGGCTTTGATGACCTTCGACTACGTCGTGGAGGAGTGA
- the ccmA gene encoding heme ABC exporter ATP-binding protein CcmA — MNGTGDRPMIQVRGLVKSFGRKVVLRGIDLDMPAGQTLALFGPNGAGKTTFIRILATLSKATAGEVCIGGVELSRAGSELRRYIGLVSHAPLVYDSLTGEENLRFFARMYDLGDADRRIRHVLERVGLVHRRHDPVRTYSRGMVQRLAIARAILHDPPVLLLDEPDTGLDQQAAEMLHRLIRQLGGEQRTVIFTTHNLERGVEWADRVALLIGGRITLDMPRAAITADELRDVYHEQVEGVAL, encoded by the coding sequence ATGAACGGTACAGGGGACCGGCCGATGATCCAGGTGCGGGGGCTGGTCAAATCCTTCGGACGCAAGGTGGTCCTGCGCGGCATCGATCTGGATATGCCAGCCGGGCAGACGCTGGCGCTGTTCGGGCCCAACGGTGCGGGCAAGACCACGTTCATTCGCATCCTGGCGACGTTGAGCAAGGCCACCGCCGGCGAGGTATGCATTGGCGGGGTCGAGCTCAGCCGCGCTGGCTCCGAGCTGCGTCGGTACATCGGGCTGGTTTCCCACGCCCCATTGGTGTATGACAGCCTGACGGGGGAGGAGAATCTGCGCTTCTTCGCCCGGATGTATGATTTGGGCGACGCCGATCGGCGCATCAGGCACGTCCTGGAGCGGGTTGGGCTGGTGCATCGGCGGCACGATCCGGTGCGCACGTACTCCCGTGGGATGGTGCAGCGCCTGGCGATCGCCCGGGCGATCTTGCATGACCCCCCGGTCTTGCTGTTGGACGAGCCGGATACGGGCCTGGACCAGCAGGCCGCGGAGATGTTACATCGCCTGATCCGTCAGCTGGGCGGGGAGCAGCGCACGGTGATCTTCACCACGCACAACCTGGAGCGGGGAGTGGAGTGGGCGGATCGGGTGGCGCTGCTCATCGGTGGGCGTATCACGTTGGATATGCCTCGCGCCGCCATCACGGCGGACGAGCTTCGGGATGTCTATCATGAGCAGGTGGAGGGGGTTGCGCTGTGA
- a CDS encoding c-type cytochrome: MNLNLFVRMRYRRALLALAVLVIFLLGLAVVAQVDVVAQGSSPSTLPPEPPSARRGRIIYQANCATCHGDQGLGEGPSAAGLEVPPVQFADAAVARQASLVQWFQVAKDGRMEHMMPPWGSRLSEQEIWDVVTYAWTLHLEEGELERGAEIYQSSCAECHGDAGKGDGPEAPPDTPDLTIPEMLNHSLAEWFDLVTAGQDAMPGFADTLSEEQRWAVLEYVRSFSFAPMQPPTFEPGDGVITGTVSNNTPSGEIPAGITVTLHVFDAETFDDVRDFESVTDEQGVFRFEELSTSSDWVYRVTLDYKGVPYASEIKGFPEGETELDLPVPVYEPTEDGSGIRIERAHWFIDFEGQNLIVGEMYIISMDGDRVYVGGEEVAPGRRVTLRFPLPSGYHGLIVEPGPLGQRFFEVEGSVVDTLPVPPGEAIRQVLIRYVYPYQEKSLDLQHTLAYPTVFLNVLISDIGVEVSSPQVVFQDRQGMSGQQYLNFVGSNLAAGEMITLSFKKLPLGGEGAGASSSALTVPVVVSVVVVILAGVFLLFFYPGRQREQPAAPRPPRPRRKRRRKDVSDLETERERLIMLIARLDDEYEAGNIAEDVYQQERARRKAQLLQVIQEIEELGGA; this comes from the coding sequence ATGAACCTGAATCTATTCGTCCGGATGCGATACCGTCGGGCCCTGTTGGCTTTGGCGGTGCTGGTCATCTTCCTGTTGGGCCTGGCCGTTGTGGCGCAGGTCGACGTCGTGGCTCAAGGCTCGTCGCCTTCCACCCTCCCCCCGGAGCCGCCCTCCGCTCGACGGGGGCGGATCATCTACCAGGCGAATTGCGCCACCTGTCATGGGGATCAGGGTTTGGGGGAGGGCCCGTCCGCGGCGGGGCTGGAGGTCCCACCGGTCCAGTTCGCAGATGCGGCCGTTGCCCGGCAGGCGTCCCTGGTCCAATGGTTCCAGGTGGCCAAAGATGGGCGCATGGAGCATATGATGCCGCCCTGGGGTTCCCGGCTGAGCGAGCAGGAGATCTGGGATGTGGTGACCTACGCCTGGACATTGCACCTAGAGGAAGGGGAGCTGGAGCGGGGAGCGGAGATCTACCAGAGCTCGTGTGCGGAGTGCCACGGCGATGCGGGCAAGGGAGACGGCCCGGAGGCCCCGCCCGATACGCCTGACTTGACCATCCCGGAGATGTTGAACCATAGCCTGGCCGAGTGGTTCGATCTGGTGACGGCCGGGCAGGATGCGATGCCGGGATTTGCGGACACGCTGAGTGAGGAGCAGCGCTGGGCGGTGCTGGAGTATGTGCGCTCCTTTTCCTTTGCCCCGATGCAACCCCCCACGTTCGAGCCCGGTGATGGTGTTATCACGGGCACGGTGTCCAACAATACCCCCTCCGGTGAGATCCCCGCGGGCATCACGGTGACGCTCCACGTGTTTGACGCTGAGACGTTCGATGATGTACGGGACTTCGAGTCCGTCACGGACGAGCAGGGGGTCTTCCGCTTCGAGGAGCTTTCCACCTCCAGCGATTGGGTATATCGGGTCACCCTGGATTACAAGGGGGTGCCCTACGCCTCGGAGATCAAGGGATTCCCCGAGGGCGAGACGGAGCTGGATCTCCCTGTCCCGGTTTACGAGCCCACGGAGGACGGCAGCGGCATCCGCATCGAGCGGGCCCACTGGTTCATCGACTTCGAGGGCCAGAACCTGATCGTGGGGGAAATGTACATCATCAGCATGGACGGCGATCGGGTCTACGTGGGCGGGGAGGAGGTCGCGCCCGGCCGCCGGGTGACGTTGCGTTTCCCATTGCCCTCGGGCTATCATGGGCTGATCGTCGAGCCCGGGCCGTTGGGGCAGCGGTTCTTCGAGGTGGAGGGCAGCGTGGTGGACACGCTGCCGGTCCCGCCCGGAGAGGCCATTCGCCAGGTGCTGATCCGCTATGTTTACCCCTATCAGGAGAAGAGCCTGGATCTGCAGCACACCCTGGCCTACCCGACGGTGTTTCTCAACGTGTTGATCAGCGATATCGGCGTTGAGGTGTCCAGCCCGCAGGTCGTCTTTCAGGATCGACAGGGCATGTCCGGGCAGCAGTACCTCAACTTCGTCGGCAGCAACCTGGCCGCCGGGGAGATGATCACGCTCTCCTTCAAGAAATTGCCTCTCGGCGGGGAGGGGGCGGGCGCTTCCTCTTCCGCTCTGACCGTGCCGGTGGTGGTGAGCGTGGTGGTGGTGATCCTGGCCGGCGTGTTCCTCCTCTTCTTCTACCCGGGCCGGCAGCGTGAGCAGCCCGCCGCGCCGCGGCCGCCCAGGCCACGACGCAAGCGCCGCCGCAAGGATGTCTCGGATCTGGAGACGGAGCGGGAGCGTCTGATCATGCTCATCGCTCGCCTGGACGATGAGTACGAAGCCGGCAATATCGCCGAGGACGTATATCAGCAGGAGCGCGCCCGGCGGAAGGCTCAGCTGTTGCAGGTGATCCAGGAGATCGAGGAGTTGGGCGGGGCATGA
- a CDS encoding cytochrome c maturation protein CcmE yields the protein MDSSTAIPRTVGRSATANKRLKFIIGGVVIFAVIVYLIVNAVQTTGAYYMEVHEVRGREAELVGKQLRISGEIVQESVDWDAPNLSLSFSILDQTGTGDTLPVHFHGVMPDNFTRPGSTAILEGKLREDGVFEAKTLLLKCPSRYEEAPEETKVQAVE from the coding sequence ATGGATTCATCAACGGCGATTCCCCGAACCGTGGGTCGGTCGGCGACGGCTAACAAGCGACTGAAGTTCATCATCGGCGGAGTGGTGATCTTCGCCGTCATCGTTTACCTGATCGTGAATGCGGTGCAGACCACGGGCGCGTACTATATGGAAGTGCACGAGGTCCGCGGCCGCGAGGCGGAGCTGGTAGGCAAACAGCTCCGGATCAGCGGAGAAATCGTTCAGGAGTCGGTGGATTGGGATGCCCCAAACCTCTCCCTGTCCTTCTCGATTTTGGATCAGACGGGCACGGGCGACACACTGCCCGTTCACTTCCACGGCGTGATGCCCGACAACTTCACCCGTCCGGGCTCCACGGCGATTCTGGAGGGCAAGCTGCGAGAGGATGGCGTGTTTGAGGCCAAAACGCTTCTGCTGAAGTGCCCTTCACGATATGAGGAGGCGCCCGAGGAGACCAAGGTTCAGGCGGTGGAATGA
- a CDS encoding DUF2007 domain-containing protein, translating to MSALVLGLLGTLRRGIAHVATRTGGRRVPMPPVEVYRAANEMEAQVVKGRLESEGIPVMLRYEAAGPVFGLAVGALAEVRVLVPALLAEQARRILDEAEDEQP from the coding sequence ATGAGCGCATTGGTATTGGGTCTGCTAGGGACGCTGCGTCGGGGGATCGCCCATGTCGCCACGCGCACTGGAGGGCGGCGGGTCCCCATGCCTCCGGTTGAGGTGTATCGCGCCGCGAACGAGATGGAGGCACAGGTGGTCAAGGGACGCCTGGAGAGCGAGGGCATCCCGGTGATGCTGCGCTACGAGGCGGCCGGCCCCGTGTTCGGCCTGGCCGTGGGCGCCCTGGCCGAGGTGCGCGTGCTGGTGCCGGCCCTGCTGGCCGAGCAGGCGCGTCGCATCCTGGACGAGGCGGAGGATGAGCAGCCGTGA
- the mazG gene encoding nucleoside triphosphate pyrophosphohydrolase gives MTIVIVGLGPGDPGHLTREAWDVLERAPEIYVRTREHPTVEALPADRVRSFDAIYAREEEFAAVYEAIARRVVELGQRPEGVVYAVPGHPRVGERTTPLVERMAGEAGVEVRLVAGVSFLEVVFDLLRLDPLEESGLQIVDAMIVAQRHYPPLDPAVPALIAQCYNRFVASDVKLTLLSAYPDDHPVVVLSGAGTEAAFVREVPLMELDRDSRFDYLTTLYVPPVAPGGSVTELLEVIARLRAPDGCPWDRQQTHASLRTNLLEETYEVLDALDREDIEELREELGDLLMQIVFHTQIATEEGEFRMTDVARGIVTKLWRRHPHVFGDVAISGVGDVIRNWEAIKEAERRGKPGDNGPLAGLPRGLPALTQARAYLDRSERVGIEQPADLPAIREALMELEESSDPEEQLGKVLMMLVDWARRHGLDAESALRSANARLAAAVERAYASSRSEGS, from the coding sequence ATGACGATCGTCATTGTGGGGTTGGGGCCGGGGGATCCGGGTCATCTTACCCGGGAGGCCTGGGACGTCCTGGAGCGGGCGCCCGAGATCTACGTGCGCACCCGGGAGCATCCCACCGTGGAGGCGCTGCCGGCCGATCGAGTGCGCTCCTTTGATGCGATATACGCCCGCGAGGAGGAGTTCGCGGCCGTCTACGAGGCGATCGCCCGGCGCGTGGTGGAGCTGGGACAGCGCCCAGAGGGGGTCGTTTACGCCGTGCCCGGCCATCCCCGCGTGGGCGAACGGACGACGCCGCTCGTTGAGAGGATGGCGGGCGAGGCCGGCGTGGAGGTGCGCCTGGTGGCCGGCGTGAGCTTCCTGGAGGTGGTGTTCGATCTCCTGCGTCTGGATCCCCTGGAGGAGTCCGGATTGCAGATCGTGGACGCCATGATCGTCGCCCAGAGGCATTATCCCCCCCTGGACCCCGCCGTGCCCGCGCTGATCGCCCAGTGCTATAATCGCTTTGTGGCCAGTGATGTGAAGCTGACGCTGCTGAGTGCCTATCCCGACGATCACCCCGTGGTCGTGCTCTCCGGCGCGGGGACCGAGGCGGCCTTCGTTCGGGAGGTCCCGCTGATGGAGCTTGATCGGGATTCGCGCTTCGATTACCTGACGACGTTGTATGTGCCGCCCGTCGCCCCGGGCGGGTCTGTGACCGAGCTGTTGGAGGTGATCGCCCGCCTGCGGGCCCCTGATGGCTGCCCCTGGGACCGCCAGCAGACGCACGCGAGTTTGCGCACCAACTTGCTGGAGGAGACCTACGAGGTCCTGGACGCGTTGGATCGCGAGGACATCGAGGAGCTGCGGGAGGAGCTGGGGGATCTGTTGATGCAGATCGTCTTCCACACCCAGATCGCGACGGAGGAAGGCGAGTTTCGCATGACCGATGTGGCCCGGGGGATCGTGACGAAGCTGTGGCGACGCCATCCGCACGTCTTCGGCGATGTGGCCATCAGCGGGGTGGGAGATGTGATCCGTAACTGGGAGGCCATCAAGGAGGCGGAGCGTCGGGGGAAGCCGGGCGACAACGGCCCGCTGGCCGGCCTGCCTCGGGGCCTGCCCGCCCTGACCCAGGCCCGGGCTTACCTGGATCGCTCAGAGCGGGTGGGGATCGAGCAGCCGGCCGATCTGCCCGCTATCCGGGAGGCGCTTATGGAATTGGAGGAGTCGTCTGACCCGGAGGAGCAGCTGGGGAAAGTCCTGATGATGTTGGTGGATTGGGCGCGGCGGCATGGCCTGGACGCGGAGAGCGCTTTGCGGTCTGCCAACGCCCGGCTGGCGGCGGCCGTTGAGAGGGCTTACGCCTCGTCGCGAAGTGAGGGATCATGA